In one Streptomyces sp. NBC_01241 genomic region, the following are encoded:
- a CDS encoding cobyrinate a,c-diamide synthase: MNIPRLVIAAPSSGSGKTTVATGLMAAFAGRGLAVSGHKVGPDYIDPGYHTLATGRPGRNLDAYMCGPELVAPLFAHGARGCDLAVVEGVMGLYDGASGHGELASTAQVAKVLRAPVVLVVDASSQSRSVAALVHGFASWDPRVRIGGVILNKVGSQRHEALLREALDESGVPVLGVLRRAEQVAVPSRHLGLVPVAERRGDAVAAVAAMREQVVAGCDLEALMALARSAPGVPGEAWDAVEAVGAGGAGKPGLGSGVVAVASGSAFTFSYAEHTELLAAAGAEVVPFDPLRDEVLPEGTRGLVIGGGFPEVYASELSANESLRKAVVELVESGAPVAAECAGLLYLARSLDGLPMCGVLDAEARMSERLTLGYREAVAVSDSVLAAPGTRVRGHEFHRTVLEPGAGAEPAWGLHQPERRVEGFVQRGVHASYLHTHGASSPAMARRFVERCKG; encoded by the coding sequence GTGAACATTCCGCGTCTGGTGATCGCCGCGCCCTCCTCGGGCAGCGGCAAGACCACCGTGGCCACGGGGCTGATGGCGGCCTTCGCGGGCCGGGGTCTCGCCGTGTCCGGGCACAAGGTCGGGCCCGACTACATCGACCCCGGCTACCACACGCTGGCCACGGGACGGCCGGGGCGCAACCTCGACGCGTACATGTGCGGTCCGGAACTGGTCGCCCCGCTGTTCGCGCATGGGGCGCGCGGCTGCGATCTGGCGGTCGTCGAGGGGGTGATGGGGCTGTACGACGGGGCGTCGGGCCACGGTGAGCTGGCGTCGACCGCCCAGGTCGCGAAGGTGCTGCGGGCGCCCGTGGTGCTGGTCGTGGACGCGTCGTCGCAGTCGCGGTCCGTGGCCGCGCTGGTGCACGGCTTCGCCTCGTGGGATCCGCGGGTGCGGATCGGTGGGGTGATCCTGAACAAGGTCGGCTCGCAGCGGCACGAGGCGTTGCTGCGGGAGGCGCTGGACGAGTCGGGCGTGCCGGTGCTGGGGGTGCTGCGGCGGGCCGAGCAGGTGGCTGTGCCGTCGCGGCATCTGGGGCTGGTGCCGGTGGCCGAGCGGCGGGGCGACGCGGTGGCCGCGGTCGCGGCGATGCGGGAGCAGGTGGTGGCGGGGTGCGATCTGGAAGCGCTGATGGCGCTGGCGCGGTCGGCGCCCGGGGTGCCGGGTGAGGCGTGGGACGCGGTGGAGGCGGTGGGTGCAGGCGGGGCGGGGAAGCCGGGCCTGGGCTCCGGGGTGGTCGCCGTCGCGTCCGGGTCCGCGTTCACGTTCTCCTATGCCGAGCACACCGAGCTGCTCGCCGCCGCCGGGGCCGAGGTCGTGCCGTTCGATCCATTGCGGGACGAGGTGCTGCCCGAGGGGACTCGGGGGCTGGTCATCGGGGGCGGGTTCCCGGAGGTGTACGCGTCGGAGCTGTCCGCCAACGAGTCGTTGCGCAAGGCCGTTGTCGAGCTGGTGGAGTCCGGGGCGCCGGTGGCCGCCGAGTGTGCGGGGCTGCTGTATCTGGCGCGTTCGCTCGACGGGCTGCCGATGTGCGGGGTCCTCGATGCCGAGGCGCGGATGTCCGAGCGGCTGACGCTGGGCTACCGGGAGGCCGTGGCGGTCTCCGACAGCGTGCTGGCGGCGCCCGGGACGCGGGTGCGCGGGCACGAGTTCCACCGGACCGTGCTGGAGCCGGGCGCCGGGGCCGAACCGGCCTGGGGCCTGCATCAGCCGGAGCGGCGCGTGGAGGGGTTCGTGCAGCGGGGCGTGCACGCGAGTTATCTGCATACGCATGGGGCTTCGTCGCCCGCCATGGCCCGCCGATTCGTTGAGAGGTGCAAGGGATGA
- the cobI gene encoding precorrin-2 C(20)-methyltransferase, with amino-acid sequence MNHGDVTRRLVGVGVGPGDPELVTVKGVNALRAAAVVVVPVMDTGERGRAEATVLHYVAADKVVRVVFALNERTDRARREAAWDAAGERVAELLRTHGSVAFATIGDPNVYSTFTYLAHTIGELLPGTAVETVPGITAMQDLAARSGAVLTEGTEPLTLVPVTAGAAVLKEALEGPGTVVAYKFGRLAAEVATALQETGRTEDAVWGSALGLPEESIRPAAELAEGPLPYLSTLIAPAPRDGGRGGKL; translated from the coding sequence ATGAACCACGGTGACGTGACGCGCAGGCTGGTCGGTGTGGGTGTCGGGCCCGGTGACCCGGAGCTGGTGACCGTCAAGGGTGTGAACGCGCTGCGCGCCGCCGCGGTCGTCGTCGTGCCGGTGATGGACACCGGTGAGCGGGGGCGGGCCGAGGCGACCGTGCTGCATTACGTGGCGGCCGACAAGGTCGTACGGGTGGTGTTCGCGCTCAATGAGCGGACCGACCGGGCGCGCCGGGAGGCGGCGTGGGACGCGGCGGGTGAGAGGGTCGCCGAACTGCTGCGTACGCATGGTTCGGTGGCGTTCGCGACGATCGGAGACCCCAATGTGTATTCGACGTTCACGTATCTCGCGCACACGATAGGTGAGCTGCTGCCGGGTACGGCCGTGGAGACGGTGCCGGGGATCACGGCCATGCAGGATCTGGCCGCCCGCAGCGGTGCGGTGCTGACGGAGGGCACGGAGCCGTTGACGCTGGTGCCGGTGACCGCGGGGGCCGCTGTGCTGAAGGAGGCTCTGGAAGGTCCCGGGACGGTCGTGGCGTACAAGTTCGGGCGGCTGGCGGCGGAGGTGGCCACGGCGCTGCAGGAGACGGGACGTACCGAGGACGCGGTGTGGGGTTCGGCGCTCGGGCTGCCCGAGGAGTCGATCCGGCCGGCGGCGGAGCTGGCCGAGGGGCCGTTGCCGTATCTGTCGACGCTGATCGCGCCCGCGCCGCGCGACGGCGGGCGGGGCGGGAAATTGTGA
- a CDS encoding ZIP family metal transporter: MAVFVALGAFLMTLAGGWVAQRVTDRRHLVLGFAGGLMLGVVGLDLLPEAIDAAGEPVFGVPAALLLFVGGFLVAHLVERLLAVRQAAHGAGEERVPQVGLTAAAAMVGHSLMDGVALGAAFQVGAGMGAAVALAVITHDFADGFNTYTITSLYGNARRKALLMLFADALAPLVGAATTLLFTLPEEPLGCYLGFFGGALLYLAAAEILPEAHHEHPARSTLLCTVAGVGFIWLVVGIAD, translated from the coding sequence ATGGCGGTGTTCGTCGCGCTCGGCGCGTTCCTGATGACCCTGGCCGGCGGCTGGGTCGCCCAACGCGTCACCGACCGCCGCCACCTGGTGCTCGGCTTCGCCGGCGGACTGATGCTCGGTGTGGTCGGACTGGACCTGCTGCCGGAAGCGATCGACGCCGCGGGCGAACCCGTCTTCGGTGTCCCCGCCGCCCTGCTGCTCTTCGTGGGCGGTTTCCTCGTCGCGCACCTGGTGGAGCGTCTGCTCGCCGTACGCCAGGCGGCACACGGTGCGGGCGAGGAGCGGGTGCCACAGGTCGGACTCACGGCGGCGGCGGCGATGGTCGGCCACAGCCTGATGGACGGCGTCGCGCTCGGCGCGGCCTTCCAGGTGGGCGCCGGTATGGGAGCCGCCGTCGCCCTCGCCGTCATCACGCACGACTTCGCCGACGGCTTCAACACCTACACGATCACCAGCCTGTACGGGAACGCCCGCCGCAAGGCCCTGCTCATGCTGTTCGCGGACGCCCTGGCACCCCTCGTGGGCGCGGCGACGACGCTGCTGTTCACCCTTCCGGAGGAACCGCTCGGCTGCTACCTCGGCTTCTTCGGCGGCGCGCTGCTCTACCTCGCCGCCGCCGAGATCCTGCCCGAGGCACACCACGAACACCCGGCCCGCTCCACGCTGCTGTGCACGGTGGCCGGGGTGGGCTTCATCTGGCTGGTGGTGGGCATCGCGGACTGA
- the cobM gene encoding precorrin-4 C(11)-methyltransferase translates to MSEAVDAAGPVAAPTHGKVTFVGAGPGAADLLTFRAARAIADADIVIWAASLVQAEVLEHAREGAEILDSAQMSLEQVVAVYERAATEGLKVARIHSGDPALWGGTQEQVDRCAGLGVAVEIVPGVSSFSAVAAIAQRELTIPEVAQSVILTRLGGGKTPMPPGEEVREFARHGTTMALFLSAARSGQLTQELLEGGYPTSTPVVIAYQATWPEELILHCTIETLEETVKEHKLWKHTLFLVGPALSASGTRSHLYHPGHFHGFRKADKAARAELRAQRSGS, encoded by the coding sequence ATGTCCGAAGCAGTCGACGCAGCCGGCCCGGTCGCCGCGCCCACCCACGGCAAAGTGACGTTCGTCGGTGCCGGCCCCGGCGCCGCCGATCTGCTGACCTTCCGGGCGGCGCGGGCCATCGCGGATGCCGACATCGTCATCTGGGCGGCCAGCCTGGTGCAGGCGGAGGTCCTGGAGCACGCCCGGGAGGGCGCAGAGATCCTCGACTCGGCGCAGATGTCGCTGGAACAGGTCGTCGCCGTGTACGAACGCGCGGCCACCGAGGGGCTGAAGGTGGCCCGTATCCACTCCGGCGACCCGGCGCTGTGGGGCGGCACGCAGGAGCAGGTCGACCGGTGTGCCGGGCTGGGGGTCGCGGTCGAGATCGTGCCGGGGGTGTCGTCGTTCTCGGCCGTCGCGGCGATCGCGCAGCGGGAGCTGACGATTCCGGAGGTCGCGCAGTCCGTGATCCTGACCCGTCTCGGTGGTGGCAAGACGCCGATGCCGCCGGGCGAGGAGGTACGGGAATTCGCGCGCCACGGCACGACGATGGCGCTGTTCCTGTCGGCCGCCCGGTCCGGGCAGCTCACCCAGGAGCTGCTGGAGGGCGGCTATCCGACGTCGACGCCGGTCGTGATCGCGTACCAGGCGACCTGGCCGGAGGAGCTGATCCTGCATTGCACGATCGAGACCCTGGAGGAGACGGTCAAGGAGCACAAGCTCTGGAAGCACACCCTCTTCCTGGTCGGCCCGGCGCTTTCGGCTTCGGGGACACGTTCGCACCTCTACCACCCGGGGCACTTCCACGGTTTCCGCAAGGCCGACAAGGCGGCGCGGGCCGAACTGCGCGCCCAGCGGTCCGGCTCATGA
- the cbiE gene encoding precorrin-6y C5,15-methyltransferase (decarboxylating) subunit CbiE, protein MIRVFGTGTGEPLSREAREALAVATLVVGARRHLEAAGLPERVGRVVLGPLAPALDRIAERAPEAGERVVVLASGDPGFFGIVRALTERFGPDALDVRPGAPSVAVAFARLGLAWDDAVVVSAHGRDPRTAVNVCLAHPKVAVLTGPGAGPAELAAGLVHGAGERTLVVATALGDPERERVERLTPAEALARDWPDPVSVVLCLDESRVLSPVRTVAGASAGPGQWALDEAEFEHRDSMITKFEVRALALARLGPRTGDLVWDIGAGSGSVAVECARLGAAVVAVEKTPDGVERIRANAAAHGVYVRAVHGSAPAVLDGLGEPDAVFIGGGGRELPAIVTACARRARRSVVVALAALDRVSQVRAALAGAGLAPEGVLLQSSRLRPLPGEVTRLAAANPVFLLWGTRPAVRASEGATQ, encoded by the coding sequence ATGATCCGGGTCTTCGGTACGGGGACGGGCGAGCCGCTCAGTCGCGAGGCCCGGGAGGCGCTGGCCGTGGCCACGCTGGTGGTCGGCGCCCGACGGCATCTGGAAGCCGCGGGGCTGCCGGAGCGGGTGGGGCGCGTCGTGCTCGGTCCGCTGGCGCCGGCGCTCGACCGGATCGCGGAGCGTGCGCCCGAGGCCGGTGAGCGGGTGGTCGTGCTGGCCTCCGGCGACCCCGGATTCTTCGGGATCGTACGGGCTCTGACGGAGCGTTTCGGGCCGGACGCACTCGATGTGCGGCCGGGTGCGCCGTCCGTCGCGGTCGCGTTCGCCCGGCTCGGGCTGGCGTGGGACGACGCGGTCGTGGTCAGCGCGCACGGCCGCGACCCGAGGACCGCCGTGAACGTGTGTCTGGCGCATCCGAAGGTGGCCGTCCTGACCGGGCCCGGCGCCGGGCCGGCGGAGCTGGCGGCCGGTCTGGTGCACGGAGCCGGAGAACGCACCCTGGTCGTCGCGACGGCGCTCGGCGATCCGGAACGGGAGCGCGTCGAGCGGCTGACTCCCGCCGAGGCGCTGGCCCGTGACTGGCCGGATCCGGTGAGTGTGGTGCTGTGCCTGGACGAGTCCCGGGTGCTCTCCCCCGTACGGACCGTCGCGGGAGCGTCCGCCGGACCGGGGCAATGGGCTCTGGACGAGGCGGAGTTCGAACACCGCGACTCGATGATCACCAAGTTCGAGGTGCGGGCGCTGGCGCTGGCCCGGCTGGGGCCGCGCACCGGTGACCTGGTGTGGGACATCGGTGCGGGTTCGGGTTCGGTGGCGGTGGAGTGCGCGCGGCTCGGCGCGGCGGTCGTCGCCGTGGAGAAGACCCCGGACGGGGTCGAGCGGATCAGGGCGAACGCGGCCGCGCACGGGGTGTACGTCCGCGCGGTGCACGGCTCGGCGCCCGCCGTGCTCGACGGTCTGGGCGAGCCGGACGCGGTGTTCATCGGGGGCGGTGGACGTGAGCTGCCCGCCATCGTGACGGCGTGCGCCCGGCGTGCGCGACGCTCGGTGGTGGTGGCGCTGGCGGCGCTGGACCGGGTGTCACAGGTGCGGGCGGCGCTGGCCGGTGCCGGGCTCGCGCCCGAGGGCGTGCTGCTGCAGTCCTCCCGGCTGCGGCCGCTGCCCGGCGAGGTGACGCGGCTCGCCGCGGCCAACCCGGTCTTTCTGCTGTGGGGCACCCGCCCCGCGGTTCGTGCAAGTGAAGGAGCAACCCAGTGA
- the cobJ gene encoding precorrin-3B C(17)-methyltransferase, producing the protein MIGLISATAAGAVARDRLAAAWPGRTVVYEGPVREAVQRAFAECEQLVCFLATGAVVRLLAPLLSDKSSDPGVVCVDEAGRHAVALLGGHGGGANALAEAVGEVLDAAPVVTTATDATGALGLDMLGLPVEGDVAGVSRAMLDGAPVELRADVVRPLPPLPSNVSPGAGRAAVLRVTDRIVELGSQAAVLRPASLAVGVGASRGAPVEEVVGLIRDTLDGAGLSPLSIAELVTVDAKADEPGIVAAAARFGVPLRTYAAEELARIEVPNPSGAPLAAVGTPSVAEAAALAAGGELLVPKRKSSSVGRAAMATCAVVRRSPRGRLAVVGLGPGARDLLTPRAREELRRASVLVGLDQYVDQIRDLLRPGTTVLESGLGAEEARARTAVAEARKGHAVALIGSGDAGVYAMASPALAEAGTDIDVVGVPGVTAALAAAAILGAPLGHDHVSISLSDLHTPWEVIERRVRAAAEADLIVTFYNPRSRGRDWQLPKALSILSEHREPATPVGVVRNASRPDESSRVTSLAVLDPATVDMMTVVTVGNTATREIAGRMVTPRGYRWQSAPTERGGAK; encoded by the coding sequence GTGATCGGCCTGATCTCCGCCACGGCGGCGGGCGCCGTCGCCCGCGACCGGCTGGCCGCGGCCTGGCCCGGCCGCACCGTGGTCTACGAGGGACCGGTGCGCGAGGCCGTGCAGCGGGCGTTCGCCGAGTGCGAGCAGCTGGTGTGTTTCCTGGCGACGGGGGCCGTGGTGCGGCTGCTCGCGCCGCTGCTGTCGGACAAGTCCTCGGACCCGGGTGTCGTCTGTGTCGACGAGGCGGGTCGCCATGCTGTGGCGCTGCTCGGCGGGCACGGTGGCGGGGCGAACGCGCTGGCCGAGGCGGTCGGTGAGGTGCTGGACGCGGCGCCGGTCGTGACGACGGCGACGGACGCGACGGGGGCGTTGGGGCTGGACATGCTGGGCCTGCCCGTGGAAGGGGACGTGGCGGGCGTGTCGCGCGCGATGCTGGACGGGGCTCCGGTGGAGCTGCGCGCGGACGTGGTGCGGCCGTTGCCGCCGTTGCCGTCGAATGTGTCCCCCGGCGCCGGGCGTGCTGCGGTGCTGCGTGTCACCGACCGGATCGTGGAACTCGGTTCGCAGGCCGCCGTGTTGCGGCCCGCGTCGCTCGCCGTCGGGGTCGGTGCGTCCAGGGGCGCACCGGTCGAGGAGGTCGTCGGGCTGATCCGCGACACCCTGGACGGGGCCGGGCTCTCGCCACTGAGCATCGCGGAGCTGGTGACGGTCGACGCGAAGGCGGACGAGCCGGGGATCGTCGCGGCGGCGGCGCGGTTCGGCGTACCGCTGCGGACGTACGCCGCCGAGGAGCTGGCCCGTATCGAGGTGCCCAACCCGTCGGGCGCGCCGCTCGCCGCCGTCGGCACACCGTCCGTGGCGGAGGCCGCCGCGCTCGCCGCGGGGGGCGAACTCCTCGTACCGAAGCGGAAATCGAGCTCTGTGGGGCGAGCGGCGATGGCCACGTGTGCGGTGGTACGCCGCAGTCCGCGCGGGCGGCTGGCCGTCGTCGGGCTCGGGCCGGGCGCGCGCGATCTGCTGACGCCGCGGGCCCGCGAGGAGCTGCGGCGGGCCTCGGTGCTGGTCGGGCTCGATCAGTACGTGGACCAGATCAGGGACCTGCTGCGGCCCGGCACCACCGTCCTGGAGTCGGGGCTCGGCGCCGAGGAGGCGCGGGCCCGCACCGCGGTCGCCGAGGCGCGCAAGGGGCATGCGGTGGCGCTGATCGGCAGCGGCGACGCGGGCGTGTACGCGATGGCGTCGCCCGCGCTCGCCGAGGCCGGGACCGATATCGACGTGGTGGGTGTGCCGGGTGTGACGGCCGCGCTGGCGGCTGCCGCGATCCTGGGCGCCCCGCTGGGCCACGACCACGTGTCGATCAGCCTCTCCGATCTGCACACGCCGTGGGAGGTCATCGAGCGTCGGGTACGTGCCGCGGCCGAGGCCGACCTCATCGTGACGTTCTACAACCCGCGCAGCCGGGGCCGCGACTGGCAGCTTCCGAAGGCCCTGTCGATCCTGTCCGAGCACCGGGAGCCGGCGACTCCGGTCGGTGTCGTACGCAACGCCTCGCGTCCGGACGAGAGCAGCCGGGTGACCTCGCTGGCCGTTCTGGACCCGGCGACGGTCGACATGATGACGGTCGTGACGGTCGGCAACACGGCCACCCGGGAGATCGCGGGCCGCATGGTGACCCCGCGCGGCTACCGCTGGCAGTCGGCCCCCACGGAGCGGGGAGGAGCGAAGTGA
- a CDS encoding precorrin-8X methylmutase, which yields MNRPWERTVHPIEQESYRRLRARLDTSHFAPLTRAVVERVIHSAADPQYATDLVCDEASLVVAHAALHSGAPVVTDVEMVAAGITRRETVCRLKEARSGPGLTRSAHAIRLAYEQVGPGAIWVIGNAPTALEELLVLNAAPALVIGLPVGFVGATESKAALRESGLPAVSNVSEKGGSAVAAAALNALLYHPVLPTTTEENL from the coding sequence GTGAACCGGCCCTGGGAGCGAACCGTTCACCCCATCGAGCAGGAGTCGTACCGGCGGCTGCGCGCCCGCCTGGACACCTCGCACTTCGCACCGCTGACCCGGGCCGTCGTGGAGCGGGTCATCCACTCCGCGGCAGATCCGCAGTACGCGACGGACCTGGTCTGCGACGAGGCGTCGCTCGTCGTCGCCCATGCGGCGCTGCACTCCGGTGCGCCGGTCGTCACCGATGTGGAGATGGTCGCGGCGGGCATCACCCGCCGCGAGACCGTGTGCCGGCTCAAGGAGGCCCGGTCGGGCCCCGGGCTGACCCGTTCGGCACATGCGATCCGGCTCGCGTACGAGCAGGTCGGGCCCGGCGCGATCTGGGTCATCGGCAACGCGCCGACCGCGCTGGAGGAGTTGCTCGTCCTGAACGCCGCGCCCGCGCTCGTCATCGGACTGCCGGTCGGTTTCGTCGGCGCGACCGAGTCGAAGGCGGCGCTGCGCGAGAGCGGTCTGCCCGCCGTGAGCAATGTGTCGGAGAAGGGCGGCTCGGCCGTCGCCGCCGCCGCCCTCAACGCCCTGCTGTACCACCCCGTACTCCCCACGACCACCGAGGAGAACCTGTGA